DNA from Longimicrobiaceae bacterium:
CAGCGGTACCACTCCAGCGTGCGGCCAGGGTCCGCGTGCGAGCCGCTGCCGTCCAGCTCGAACGGGTAGCCGCGCTCGGCCACGAGGGGCTCTCCCGCATCGGCCACGGGCGGGGCGGAGCCGGGCCGCAGCACCTGCACGCTGCCGCCCTCCAGGCGCGGGTCCAGCGACACGGGGGTGATCAGGAAGTCGCTGATGCCCACGTAGCTGCGCTCCACGCGCACGGGCAGGCGCGGCGGCCGCGGGCCCAGGTACGTGTCCACGCCCACGAGCGAGGCCATGCCCACCAGGAACGGGTAGGTGGTCGCCATCACCTTTGCCTGCACGTGGGCCGGCGTCTCGCGCTGCACCACGCGGGCGATGAGCCCCAGGTCCTGCGGGTCGACCTCCTGGTGCACGAGCACAGTGACGCGGTGCGCGAGGCCGTCGTACAGCGCGTCGATGGCGGCCTGCTCGTCCTTCGTCTTGGGCAGCGCGCCGCCGAAGCGGGCCAGGAACTCCTTGCGGCTCTCGTCGCCCAGGAAGAGCGTGTCGCCCACGTACGAGTTGCCGCTCACGCTGATGCCGCCCAGCAGCGGGTCCTCGTCCTCGCTCAGGTCCGCGCCCAGTATGGTCGCGAACGTCCGCCGCAGCCTGAAATCTTCCAAGACCACGATCTCCCCACCCCGCACCGCGCCGCCCGTCGCCAGGTCGAGCGCCAGGGCCAGGCCGCGGAGTGTCCCCCGCCGGCGCGCCATCTCCGGCGCCGCGGCGAGCAGGGCGCGCCGCCGGTCCGCCGCCAGCGCGGGGTCGAACGCCATCCCCACCCATCCCGCCACCCACTCCAGCGCCTCGGCGGGCGCGGTCCGCGGGTCGGTGAGCAGGTGCGCGCCGGCGATGCGGTCTTCCAGCGGGGTGAGGATGCCCTCGAAGTTGCCCAGGAAGCGGTCCAGGAAGTCCGGCGCGGTGGCCGTCCCCGGCGCGTCCGCATCCGGTCCGAAAGCCGTCTCCCGGTACAGCTCGGGCAGGTAGTTGTCGAGGTACGAGAAGCGCGACGCGTAGGCCCGCAGCGCCGCCAGCTCGGGAGATGCGCGGCCGGTGCCCACCAGCTCCACGCGGACCCACAGGTAGCGGCCCCGCAACGACCGCACGCGGCGGCCGGGGCGCTGCACGAGCACGGTGAAGAGGCCCGCCCGGTCGCGCTCGGGCTCGCTCTTCAGCATCCCCGGCTGGTACGCGATCTCCGACGGCTCCGGCACCCACGCGCCCACCGGCGCCTGCGAGCCGTCCGGCACGGCGAACGCGCTGCCGAAGCGGTGCTCGTGCCACTCGTCGGCCGCGATGGGCGACGCGGGCTCGTCCGTCGCCGCGAGGCGGACCACGATGCCGCAGCCCGCGGGGATGGCCGCCTCCACGTACAGCCGGTGCCACACCGTCTGCGTGCTGCCGCCGTCCAGGAAGGTCTTGCTCGACGCCGTGCCCCGCGCCGCGAAGTGCGGCAGCGACAGCCGGTTGAGCGGCCGGGGCGCCGCGTCCGTCCCGTACAGCGGCGGCAGGGAGAGGCCGTGCAGGAAGGGCCCTCCGTCGTGCCCCCGCAGTGGGTAGAGGTCGCCCACCGGCGCCGCCTCGCCCTCCCAGTCGTCGGTCGCGTACACGGGCGCCTCGTTCACGCGGGAGAGCAGGATCGCGAGCCGTCCGCCCGCCACCCAGGCGATGGAGAACGGGAAGCGCCCCCCGCGCAGGCGGACGGGCGGGCCGATGCGGTCCGTCTCCGGGTCCACCAGGCGCACCATCCCCTGCCCGTCGGCCGCCCAGGTCAGCACCGCCAGCCGCCCGTCGGGCCCGCACGCGATCCCCGCCGCCGTCTCGTTCTCCTCCCACGCGTCGGCGACGCGGACGGAGATGCGCGGCGGGTCCGGGTTCTCGTCCACCGGGCGGAAGGTGCCGGGGGAGTACGGGCCGTACGGCCGCTTGGGCCACAGCCCGCCGGTGGTGTGGGCGATCAGCCGCGCCGCGCGGTCCATCACCCACACGCCGCCTGCGGGATCGGACGCGACGCGCCAGGGTCGGAAGCCTTCGACGACGATCGTCGCCGGCTCGCGGCGCTGGCGGCGGTCCACCATCGCCATCT
Protein-coding regions in this window:
- a CDS encoding phage tail protein, encoding MDSNGQRFWLLAEERHWHRPGDPPAVQWDGERRSLRLASRRDPPAWIAYKAEALSRLERVPEAADAFGTRARWSTGQKQVMATGALEGEVPICTTPGGQDPSDIALGHDGVVYLAVETGATGGEMAMVDRRQRREPATIVVEGFRPWRVASDPAGGVWVMDRAARLIAHTTGGLWPKRPYGPYSPGTFRPVDENPDPPRISVRVADAWEENETAAGIACGPDGRLAVLTWAADGQGMVRLVDPETDRIGPPVRLRGGRFPFSIAWVAGGRLAILLSRVNEAPVYATDDWEGEAAPVGDLYPLRGHDGGPFLHGLSLPPLYGTDAAPRPLNRLSLPHFAARGTASSKTFLDGGSTQTVWHRLYVEAAIPAGCGIVVRLAATDEPASPIAADEWHEHRFGSAFAVPDGSQAPVGAWVPEPSEIAYQPGMLKSEPERDRAGLFTVLVQRPGRRVRSLRGRYLWVRVELVGTGRASPELAALRAYASRFSYLDNYLPELYRETAFGPDADAPGTATAPDFLDRFLGNFEGILTPLEDRIAGAHLLTDPRTAPAEALEWVAGWVGMAFDPALAADRRRALLAAAPEMARRRGTLRGLALALDLATGGAVRGGEIVVLEDFRLRRTFATILGADLSEDEDPLLGGISVSGNSYVGDTLFLGDESRKEFLARFGGALPKTKDEQAAIDALYDGLAHRVTVLVHQEVDPQDLGLIARVVQRETPAHVQAKVMATTYPFLVGMASLVGVDTYLGPRPPRLPVRVERSYVGISDFLITPVSLDPRLEGGSVQVLRPGSAPPVADAGEPLVAERGYPFELDGSGSHADPGRTLEWYRWKRLP